Proteins co-encoded in one Malus sylvestris chromosome 7, drMalSylv7.2, whole genome shotgun sequence genomic window:
- the LOC126628544 gene encoding uncharacterized protein LOC126628544 — MADSIPCKKPHFPFSDPNPEAHRNPIRHGKSYTMHFLLKALIFAVFIVVLPLFPSQAPEFINHTILTKFWELIHVIFVGIAVSYGLFSRRNSAEMGFENSSNVGTSESYMPTIFPVSSNFDSGYEHPCGYGEKSEGESWNSGYFVGNPVAAVAAQSCHESNVFYAQCKPSLGICESGCENSCGYKEKNVTQARNSQYFQGESMVFVAQPNYGLDEWGQPRSMVDNQPLGLPVRSLKPRVKNQDSFEFVAGSEFSLGSKGSFNSSDRISNGDFGDLGAINLKQKFNEAAASPSPVHWRSRSARMERGKRVGSNGRPSRLRPLSVDETQFESMKTRSFQSTLSFTSESSSQTSSMSSSPKEDSFTHSMSSEVLNSKVENVKKRKSPHSQGSSSPSGFASSPPKPMNEKASVSALHLRGYSIGSFHEEDLRRSSENYLKDLSGSGSRSRSGSGNGSGSEEEQLGSKELGQGFLGLNTKPASLTKSASRGKSVRTIRGSRFATHEKVEKMCDIGEFISMRKDMMQNGVTNMKNLGNGKSKHDLGNPFHMPKLEFPKHEKKEMREVRGNAAAESEEEELESEAENFQLSSDDEREDDALAAAAAATSSNSLNVGGADSEVDKKAGEFIAKFREQIRLQKVASVDRSRGQHVSANSFG, encoded by the coding sequence ATGGCGGACTCCATCCCCTGCAAAAAACCCCACTTCCCATTCTCCGATCCAAACCCAGAAGCTCACCGAAACCCGATTCGACACGGTAAGTCCTACACCATGCACTTTCTCCTTAAAGCTCTAATCTTTGCCGTTTTCATCGTTGTTCTTCCACTTTTCCCCTCACAAGCTCCCGAATTTATCAACCACACGATCCTCACCAAGTTCTGGGAGCTCATTCACGTTATCTTCGTCGGCATTGCCGTGTCCTACGGCTTGTTCAGCAGAAGAAATAGTGCTGAAATGGGGTTTGAGAATAGCTCAAATGTAGGTACTTCTGAGTCTTATATGCCTACAATATTTCCCGTTTCGTCGAATTTCGACAGCGGGTATGAACACCCATGTGGGTATGGTGAGAAAAGTGAAGGTGAGAGTTGGAATTCTGGGTATTTTGTGGGTAACCCTGTTGCTGCTGTGGCTGCTCAATCTTGTCATGAAAGCAATGTTTTTTATGCCCAATGCAAACCCAGTTTGGGGATTTGTGAAAGTGGGTGTGAAAATTCATGTGGGTATAAAGAGAAAAATGTTACTCAAGCTAGGAATTCTCAGTATTTTCAGGGTGAATCAATGGTGTTTGTGGCTCAACCAAATTATGGTCTTGATGAATGGGGACAACCCAGATCAATGGTTGATAATCAGCCGTTAGGATTGCCGGTTCGGAGTTTGAAACCGAGGGTGAAAAACCAGGATAGTTTTGAGTTTGTTGCTGGGAGTGAGTTCAGTTTAGGTTCTAAGGGCTCTTTTAATAGCTCTGATAGGATTAGTAATGGGGATTTTGGTGATTTGGGTGCTATAAATTTAAAACAGAAGTTCAATGAAGCTGCCGCATCACCTTCCCCGGTTCATTGGCGTTCGCGTTCTGCAAGGATGGAAAGGGGGAAAAGAGTAGGTAGTAATGGTCGTCCTTCGCGTTTGAGGCCACTCTCAGTTGATGAAACTCAGTTTGAATCAATGAAAACTCGGTCTTTCCAGTCCACATTGTCCTTTACTTCTGAGTCTTCTTCTCAAACTAGTTCTATGTCTTCTTCCCCAAAAGAAGACTCTTTCACGCACTCCATGTCTTCGGAGGTGCTTAACTCGAAGGTGGAGAAtgtgaagaaaagaaagagtccTCATTCTCAAGGGTCGTCTTCTCCTTCAGGATTTGCATCATCACCTCCAAAACCAATGAACGAAAAAGCTTCAGTGAGTGCGTTGCATTTGCGGGGCTACAGCATTGGTTCTTTCCATGAGGAGGACTTGAGGAGAAGCTCCGAAAATTATTTGAAGGATTTGAGTGGGAGcggaagcagaagcagaagtGGAAGTGGAAACGGAAGCGGAAGTGAGGAGGAGCAATTGGGAAGCAAAGAGTTGGGGCAAGGTTTTTTGGGATTGAATACTAAGCCTGCAAGCCTCACTAAATCTGCATCAAGGGGAAAATCGGTTAGAACGATCAGAGGTAGTAGATTTGCCACTCATGAAAAAGTTGAGAAGATGTGTGACATTGGTGAGTTTATATCTATGAGAAAAGATATGATGCAAAACGGAGTAACCAACATGAAAAATCTTGGAAATGGAAAGAGTAAGCATGATCTTGGCAATCCTTTTCACATGCCGAAGCTAGAATTTCCGAAACATGAGAAGAAGGAGATGCGAGAAGTTCGTGGCAATGCAGCTGCGGAGTCTGAAGAAGAAGAGTTGGAAAGTGAGGCAGAAAACTTTCAATTGAGCTCGGATGATGAACGTGAAGATGATGCTCTTGCCGCTGCTGCTGCGGCTACAAGTAGCAACTCTCTGAATGTTGGAGGAGCAGACTCAGAGGTTGATAAGAAGGCGGGCGAGTTCATAGCGAAATTTAGAGAGCAGATTAGGCTTCAAAAAGTGGCATCAGTGGACAGATCAAGAGGGCAACACGTCTCTGCTAATTCCTTTGGGTGA
- the LOC126628546 gene encoding cationic amino acid transporter 9, chloroplastic isoform X1, whose amino-acid sequence MGGGQRRTTPSQTTPSSSSSLSSCWSHFWSSALRTKPLVSPSESAVRTNSSDGLVRRLGMFDLILLGVGASIGAGIFVVTGTVAKDAGPGVTISFILAGASCVLNALCYAELASRFPAVVGGAYLYTYTAFNELTAFLVFAQLMLDYHIGAASIARSLASYIITILELFPVFKDHIPDWIGHGGQKFLGGAISINVLAPILLALLTIVLCRGVGESSAVNSFMTAMKIIIVIIVIFAGAFEVDVSNWTPFTPNGFKPILTGATVVFFAYVGFDAVANSAEESKRPQRDLPIGIIGSLLICVALYIGVCLVITGMVPFYLLGEDAPLANAFTSKGLKFVSILISVGAVAGLTTTLLVGLYVQSRLYLGLGRDGLLPSVFARVHPKLRTPIHSQVWVGIVSGILAGLFNVKILSHILSVGSLTGYSVVAACVVSLRFKGKAANEVSSSAWREGVICLFIVACGGFGAGLCYRFSASIVFLVLTVVVAILALAALCFRQVYADLPGFSCPGVPYVPAVCIFFNMFLFAQIHHEAWVRFVILSIIVVGTYAFYGQYHADPNSEETIIYHRTSAEERSKTAVATTEGAAT is encoded by the exons ATGGGAGGTGGTCAGAGGCGGACGACCCCGAGCCAAACGACGCCGTCTTCGTCCTCGTCGCTGTCCTCATGCTGGTCGCATTTCTGGTCATCGGCTCTCAGAACCAAACCCTTGGTCTCTCCGTCAGAATCCGCCGTCCGCACCAACTCCAGCGATGGCCTTGTCCGTCGTCTCGGCATGTTTGACCTCATACTCCTCGGCGTCGGCGCTTCTATTGGAGCCGGGATATTCGTAGTCACCGGCACCGTCGCCAAAGACGCCGGTCCTG GGGTCACTATTAGTTTCATTCTTGCCGGAGCATCCTGTGTGTTAAATGCACTCTGTTACGCGGAGCTAGCATCTCGCTTCCCTGCCGTTGTTGGTGGAGCATACCTTTACACATACACGGCTTTCAATGAGCTCACTGCTTTTCTTGTTTTCGCACAACTTATGCTCGACTATCATATTGGTGCCGCTAGTATAGCCCGGAGCTTAGCAAGCTATATCATCACAATTCTGGAACTTTTCCCAGTTTTCAAGGACCACATTCCAGACTGGATTGGACACGGTGGCCAAAAGTTCCTTGGGGGAGCTATATCAATCAATGTATTAGCTCCAATTCTCCTTGCACTTCTTACGATAGTCCTGTGTCGTGGTGTGGGAGAATCGTCTGCCGTGAACTCATTTATGACTGCAATGAAG ATTATCATTGTTATTATTGTCATCTTCGCTGGTGCTTTTGAGGTTGACGTTTCAAATTGGACTCCATTTACCCCAAATGGTTTCAAACCAATCCTGACAGGAGCAACAGTTGTATTTTTTGCATATGTTGGATTTGATGCTGTTGCTAATTCAGCTGAAGAGTCAAAGAGACCACAG CGAGACTTGCCAATAGGAATTATCGGCAGCCTTCTAATATGTGTTGCATTGTATATTGGTGTCTGTTTGGTGATCACTGGGATGGTACCATTTTATTTACTTGGGGAAGATGCTCCGTTGGCTAATGCTTTTACATCCAAGGGGTtgaaatttgtttcaatcttaATCAGTGTAGGTGCTGTTGCTGGACTTACGACTACCCTTCTAGTTGGTTTGTATGTTCAG TCTCGATTGTATCTTGGGCTTGGAAGAGATGGTTTACTACCTTCAGTGTTTGCTAGAGTACACCCAAAACTCCGCACTCCCATTCATTCTCAGGTCTGGGTTGGTATTGTTTCTGGCATTTTGGCAGGGTTGTTCAATGTGAAGATTCTTTCACACATTCTTTCAGTTGGGTCATTG ACGGGCTACTCTGTTGTTGCTGCATGTGTTGTTTCTCTTCGTTTCAAAGGTAAGGCAGCAAATGAAGTATCTTCTTCTGCCTGGCGGGAAGGTGTCATCTGCCTCTTCATAGTGGCATGCGGTGGTTTTGGTGCCGGACTCTGCTACAGATTTAGTGCTTCAATCGTTTTTCTGGTCCTAACTGTAGTTGTGGCAATACTTGCTCTTGCTGCTCTTTGCTTCCGACAA GTTTATGCGGATCTCCCAGGGTTTTCTTGCCCTGGTGTTCCATATGTGCCAGCTGTGTGCATCTTCTTCAACATGTTTCTTTTTGCTCAG ATACACCATGAAGCATGGGTGAGATTTGTCATCCTCAGCATCATTGTAGTTGGTACTTATGCATTTTATGGGCAATATCATGCGGATCCAAATTCAGAGGAGACCATTATTTATCACAGAACATCAGCAGAAGAACG GTCTAAAACTGCTGTTGCAACAACGGAAGGGGCTGCAACATAA
- the LOC126628546 gene encoding cationic amino acid transporter 9, chloroplastic isoform X2, producing the protein MGGGQRRTTPSQTTPSSSSSLSSCWSHFWSSALRTKPLVSPSESAVRTNSSDGLVRRLGMFDLILLGVGASIGAGIFVVTGTVAKDAGPGVTISFILAGASCVLNALCYAELASRFPAVVGGAYLYTYTAFNELTAFLVFAQLMLDYHIGAASIARSLASYIITILELFPVFKDHIPDWIGHGGQKFLGGAISINVLAPILLALLTIVLCRGVGESSAVNSFMTAMKIIIVIIVIFAGAFEVDVSNWTPFTPNGFKPILTGATVVFFAYVGFDAVANSAEESKRPQRDLPIGIIGSLLICVALYIGVCLVITGMVPFYLLGEDAPLANAFTSKGLKFVSILISVGAVAGLTTTLLVGLYVQSRLYLGLGRDGLLPSVFARVHPKLRTPIHSQVWVGIVSGILAGLFNVKILSHILSVGSLTGYSVVAACVVSLRFKGKAANEVSSSAWREGVICLFIVACGGFGAGLCYRFSASIVFLVLTVVVAILALAALCFRQVYADLPGFSCPGVPYVPAVCIFFNMFLFAQIHHEAWVRFVILSIIVVGTYAFYGQYHADPNSEETIIYHRTSAEERLIVKLHH; encoded by the exons ATGGGAGGTGGTCAGAGGCGGACGACCCCGAGCCAAACGACGCCGTCTTCGTCCTCGTCGCTGTCCTCATGCTGGTCGCATTTCTGGTCATCGGCTCTCAGAACCAAACCCTTGGTCTCTCCGTCAGAATCCGCCGTCCGCACCAACTCCAGCGATGGCCTTGTCCGTCGTCTCGGCATGTTTGACCTCATACTCCTCGGCGTCGGCGCTTCTATTGGAGCCGGGATATTCGTAGTCACCGGCACCGTCGCCAAAGACGCCGGTCCTG GGGTCACTATTAGTTTCATTCTTGCCGGAGCATCCTGTGTGTTAAATGCACTCTGTTACGCGGAGCTAGCATCTCGCTTCCCTGCCGTTGTTGGTGGAGCATACCTTTACACATACACGGCTTTCAATGAGCTCACTGCTTTTCTTGTTTTCGCACAACTTATGCTCGACTATCATATTGGTGCCGCTAGTATAGCCCGGAGCTTAGCAAGCTATATCATCACAATTCTGGAACTTTTCCCAGTTTTCAAGGACCACATTCCAGACTGGATTGGACACGGTGGCCAAAAGTTCCTTGGGGGAGCTATATCAATCAATGTATTAGCTCCAATTCTCCTTGCACTTCTTACGATAGTCCTGTGTCGTGGTGTGGGAGAATCGTCTGCCGTGAACTCATTTATGACTGCAATGAAG ATTATCATTGTTATTATTGTCATCTTCGCTGGTGCTTTTGAGGTTGACGTTTCAAATTGGACTCCATTTACCCCAAATGGTTTCAAACCAATCCTGACAGGAGCAACAGTTGTATTTTTTGCATATGTTGGATTTGATGCTGTTGCTAATTCAGCTGAAGAGTCAAAGAGACCACAG CGAGACTTGCCAATAGGAATTATCGGCAGCCTTCTAATATGTGTTGCATTGTATATTGGTGTCTGTTTGGTGATCACTGGGATGGTACCATTTTATTTACTTGGGGAAGATGCTCCGTTGGCTAATGCTTTTACATCCAAGGGGTtgaaatttgtttcaatcttaATCAGTGTAGGTGCTGTTGCTGGACTTACGACTACCCTTCTAGTTGGTTTGTATGTTCAG TCTCGATTGTATCTTGGGCTTGGAAGAGATGGTTTACTACCTTCAGTGTTTGCTAGAGTACACCCAAAACTCCGCACTCCCATTCATTCTCAGGTCTGGGTTGGTATTGTTTCTGGCATTTTGGCAGGGTTGTTCAATGTGAAGATTCTTTCACACATTCTTTCAGTTGGGTCATTG ACGGGCTACTCTGTTGTTGCTGCATGTGTTGTTTCTCTTCGTTTCAAAGGTAAGGCAGCAAATGAAGTATCTTCTTCTGCCTGGCGGGAAGGTGTCATCTGCCTCTTCATAGTGGCATGCGGTGGTTTTGGTGCCGGACTCTGCTACAGATTTAGTGCTTCAATCGTTTTTCTGGTCCTAACTGTAGTTGTGGCAATACTTGCTCTTGCTGCTCTTTGCTTCCGACAA GTTTATGCGGATCTCCCAGGGTTTTCTTGCCCTGGTGTTCCATATGTGCCAGCTGTGTGCATCTTCTTCAACATGTTTCTTTTTGCTCAG ATACACCATGAAGCATGGGTGAGATTTGTCATCCTCAGCATCATTGTAGTTGGTACTTATGCATTTTATGGGCAATATCATGCGGATCCAAATTCAGAGGAGACCATTATTTATCACAGAACATCAGCAGAAGAACG ATTGATCGTGAAGCTTCATCACTAA